TAATAgttatttttctgaaaattggATGTATTTATACAAGCTTGCATTTGTAAAAATCGCAGAATTACAAAACCCAATAATTTTATTGGTTAAAAAATTGAATCAGATTAAACATACGGACACTCTGGCTTCCAtgattaaatttttatatttaaaaattaaaacaacaaaATGTACTAATCAGTACTTAAAAAAATCTTGAAGATAATAGTTGTCAAAGAAGGTACTAATCTGTATGATGATCGCGTTAATAACAATCATGCTGGAATTTATCTACAATttatcattaattaattaataaagcacAGATTTTACAAGAAAAATAGAGACCCAAATCAGTAATTTTACTTTGTCCATCACCTTTCTCCTCAGCAGCTCGCTTCAGCTCCAAAAAATTAATCAGAAACTCTGCCTCCACTCCTGGTCGAACCCGGGACGACTCGGTGGATTGACTCACCCACTCATTTGCCATCTCCATTGCATTCTTCGGAGCTTCATGCATTCGCAGCTCGGCCACTCGGCTCGGTAGCTCGCTATCCAGTGCCCCCAATAATCACATAATTTCCAcggtaaaaaacaaacaaaagggaaatgTAAAAGAGCACCCAACCCGTACTGGGTTAACTCATCCGAGCCGACTTTACACTTGAACTCGGTCGCTTAGCGTTTTACTCTGTTCAATCGATGGCTTTGGAGCGAGACGACTGGGACTGAGCCACACCCGGGCGAGTGAGAGAACCGGAGCGTCTTCGTGTATGTCTTTATTGTTCagaaaccataaaaaaaaaaaaaaaaacgactaATTCAGCCGGTTTACGGTAAGTTTACCAAATTGTCTTCTCGGAAAGTCCACGAAGCAACGGTCGAGAATCGGCCCACAAATCGAGGTTACTCCGGACGCCGACGTGGCAGTATCTGTGGAAATCGTCGACGTTGACTAATCGGGTCGAGTTACCCGACTCGGACCGGGAAATGAACCGAAGTACCTCCTCGAACTGCGACTCGTCGCAGGGGATCGCAAGCGGACCGCTGTTCGAGAAGCCGTACTCCTCCTCGGCTTGCACTAAGAGCTTCTTGAAGACGGGGTGGTTCAGGTACGACGCGCGCACCACGAATCGGGTGCATCTGGTGCCCACGCAGACGGCCACGTGTCCTGCGGGAACATCGGAGGGTATGAGCTTGGCGGACGTGCAGGCCTTGCTGCGCCACCGCCGCAGCAACTGGCGGAGCCGCACAATGTGGCGGATCTTGCTGCATTTTCCGAGTCCGGCTGACATGTTCCGGGAAAGTGatggaaaatgtgagatttttAAGTTCTGTTTGGTTCGCTGGAAAATAGAAGGTGGTTTGTGTAGAAGTTGGGGGATTGTGCTGTCGGGCCGAGGGGGAGTTTATAGATAAGGGGTTTTGAAAGTACCCTTGGTTTTGGAGATAATTACGCgagtttttaagtttttgatGTTGTTGGCGATATTGTACCATAACAATGTTGAAAAGTTAACGCCTAATTAGATTAAATTCTAATTTTGTTACCAAGTACCAAGATTGCCTTGATGTCATATGATCTTTCGATAAAAACATActgaatttttaataattaacatATAACATGAATTTTGATGTTGTGTGATCTTTCGATGAAAACATAtagtatttttaaaaattaacacTAGGTAtgatgattattattatttttgtaaaggCGGACAATTGATAGCAAGCCACTGTTATTCACCATTTCTGGGGGTcgggaagactcacagaggcatttcagcctccccctagccacaagtctggcttccacaTCATCAGAAGGTTTCGAACCTGAGACCTCTAGTTTTTAGTTTGAATGAAGCCTTGCAATCCGTCATTTACGATTGAGCCACCAGCTCGTGGCCCAGTAGTAAATGACGGCTCGAGTATGTTTTATATTCGTGGCTAATCAAGCATAGGTTTTTTATGTGTTGATTTGCACGTGATTCTATTCATGTTATTCAAATTTGCATTACAAATGTGATGCGGAGATTTATCAGTCGAGAAAGAAAGTAATGTTTTACTTTTATTTAGTTTCATGCTAAACCATGGATACAAATTTCTTTCAGCTCAGCACTGCTAATGATGatcaaatatttttcttaattactTAATTGGAGTTGATGAACTGGAAAAAAAGAAGACGAAAATACAAAACATATAACAATTTCTGCAACGTCCATGCATTATTCTTTTAGTTCAGCATACAAAATTAAATTCGGGacttgaaaactgaaaactcaCAAgtataaaccaaaaaaaaaacaagaaagtatATTTTCAGTATAAGTAGTTGAACCTaatgctattaccaccaacgtAAGATGCTTTTTTTGGGTGctccaaaatattaaaattatttgtacaaGTTAAGTCCAAAACAACAACGATTTTGTATTCTCCAAATCTGACCTTGCCCCATGTGCAAGGATGCCCCATCTCCCAAAACAAAGACCCCAAAATGCTCCCCTCCACTCTTTTAATTTCCCCGAAATCGCGACATCTGGCGCTTAACTGACCATCGAGATCAATTATTTTCCATCATCTCGATTTGGAAGACttaaatttgattaattagtaATAAAACCATGCACTAAGAAAACTAGGTCAAATAATATGAGCTAATATAAGATACACCAACGGGTCCACGTGCATGTTATGGGAGGTAGGGTGCATCCCCCCCTGAACGTCACGTTAATTTGCATGGTTAGTGTTTGCTTTTGGCGCCcgcactcactcactcactcacttgTTAGGATTTTAGGATCATGGTTCAGTgttctatgtttttttttaacaaaacacaTCTTCAATCAAATCCTAGCAACGTAGTGATATGATcttcaagtttttatttatcCCCCTCTTTGTTTCTAGTAGGACATAATTTTAGAAAGATTTGGGGAATATATGCAAGATTTATTTGACACAACGTTATCTATTTTGAGTTATTTTAGTTTGCAAGATTAAGATTCGAACTTGTATGCAAACAATGAATACTGACCTAACGAGTTCAGCTAATTCACGAACGCGTCACATATGTAGAATTTACGGAAAGGAAAATTatttacactcacactcacacaatATTTTTAGCCATAGAGCATTTGTAGAATTAAAGAGGGATAAATGATTTTGCACTCTTAGTCAATTTTTTTAGAGTATTACTGAATAAATTAACGAATCATgaaaaaacaattaattaaagaataatCAATAAATAGAAATATAAGGTAAAATGTAAAAGTGGATAACCAGCTTGTgaatttcaaacatttttttttatccgaATTTTTGTTAGGCTATTTATGGGGTAATTATCTACTGGGAAATTGAATTGGATGACTGCTAAATAAAATCTCGACCATCAAGGGGTTCGGGTCCCACAAAGTGATGACGCGGCGAAGTTTCATATCCAAGTACGCGGTTCTCTATGAAAATCGTTATCCCACGTCAGTGTCAGGGGTTGATCTGGCACCGCCACTCGTCTCGAGAGTCGAGACGCATGACAATGGGCCCCGTAATCAACTATGAAGACCGGCACAATGCCAACAGGATTTTCTCCAAAttcttttgaagaaaatattgaGAGTTGTCTCACATTTGTGAGAGACAAGGTTtactatgtgcttatatgatcttgaGCTACTTCCTATAtagccaattgattttatggtggaacctcaatttcatcatggtatcagagcgggttgTCCTCGTGTGAAGCCAAATGGTCACACGCGCTCTTTATGTCATCCAATTGTTATacacgtgtaggcttgaaaatccggCACACGTGCGGaggcgtgttgagagttgtctcacattggtgagggacaaggtttgctatgtacTTATATAATCTTGGGCTACTCCCTATAtcgccaattggttttatggtggaacctcaatttcatcagaaAATTCGAAGAATTTGTAAACTGTGTTTGTTAATTGTATATTGTACGATCAATTTTTACTagatactgtttatatttaatttagataaaaataataaaaataatttgtaaTCGCACAATTTACGATAAATCTATATAATTTACGAATTTCCAATATCTTCGCAAAAGATTCTTCGTAGGACCCTCTATTCTCCAAATTGGCCAATGGGGTTTCTGGTCTTCGAAAGGGCGACCGGTTTAGGAAAGTAGCTTAGTTGTACTGAACTGTGCCACGGGCGTGACGGACCCACGGACGGCGGACACGGACAGAGAGTTCGGGTCCTTTCCTTCTCGTACGGGCTGtagtattttaaaattaaataagtaaaaatatttttgagacTGAGTCCCATCCAAAATTTGTTGGTAACATGAAATATAAACTAACACCAATGGCGCTCTTAATTCTAATTAGAGCACCGGATTTGATTATTATGATGTATATTAATCTGTTTGATACTTAATGGGTGTCATAAATTTACGGtgatatttatttattgttataAATAAATTGGAAAGTCTCAAATTCTACTTATGAGATCGCGAGTTTGATACCTAATTATTATTCCTGGTTTTATAAACTTTGTTGAATATAAATGCTTAAAAATACCATGATCATGGTTCATTGAGTCTACACTTTTTCATTGAATTGTACATTTGCCACATTAAGTGTGGCAACACTTCAACAGTCCAGTACACATCTGATTAGTGTAAGAACACCGTTTGATGGGTCGTTTGGAGGTGTTCGTGCTAAAACATGTTTAAATAGTACGTAAGTAGACAAACAAAAGGTAAAGCTTGTAACTGCTTCTGACGTCTTATCCaatagagagaaaagaaagtagTGGCCAGGCATTGACGGTGGAATGCGGACGTGGGAACTTTTTATTAAGTTTGATTAACTGATCATAACTTACAACTTTTGTTGCTAATAAGCATCGTATTTGGCAGTAATGTTTGTTTAGGGAATGTCTTTTATCGTTTATATACTTAATCCACTGATTAAGCTTTTTTCATGGCAATCGAGTCGGACGATGGGTGACAGTGTAAGCTGGCACATCCCAAGTGCCAAAGCTACTTTAATGACGTACGTTCTAATCTAATtgttaattaacttaattaacATTCTCTTTAATTGGTCGACTTGTTCTTTATG
Above is a window of Malus sylvestris chromosome 15, drMalSylv7.2, whole genome shotgun sequence DNA encoding:
- the LOC126605707 gene encoding protein SMALL AUXIN UP-REGULATED RNA 12-like, with the translated sequence MSAGLGKCSKIRHIVRLRQLLRRWRSKACTSAKLIPSDVPAGHVAVCVGTRCTRFVVRASYLNHPVFKKLLVQAEEEYGFSNSGPLAIPCDESQFEEVLRFISRSESGNSTRLVNVDDFHRYCHVGVRSNLDLWADSRPLLRGLSEKTIW